A section of the Triticum dicoccoides isolate Atlit2015 ecotype Zavitan chromosome 7A, WEW_v2.0, whole genome shotgun sequence genome encodes:
- the LOC119329622 gene encoding uncharacterized protein LOC119329622 — MSGPPVFSVLQGSNTTHSIKGQQISMIGNGHSFQQGVYVMDPSSFNQGIYAEKQSSFAERANMMQLNNFMADNSSPAGNRCQRLGCNEVVEGQTAFCKSHRLGQQCQMIGCPQIPPNGVALCMTHGGGHPGSSAIPLAESEGSMKYEGDGQFRVMENAMGSTVIPNPDGEVVMCKYEGCSKRSQGNTVYCKVHSGGSKACMVQGCTKGAHGGTPMCIAHGGGKRCSVAGCRNAACGSSQGRTDCCVRHGGGKRCKHDGCGKGAQGNTDFCIGHGGGRRCKFEGCGKSAQGRSDNCIKHGGGRRCKFEGCSASAKWGVDFCSAHRKSMLGEGDTADGAPKPKRRAKKSGTKKAERAERAKKTADPAGPSSEDVTMPAVISADMPEMGAIHVAAPVPDRPKSPETAIALEQPPLQLQQPPPLQSPAPSGLAASAEEGLTATGSVFFGL; from the exons ATGTCTGGCCCACCTGTTTTTTCTGTGTTACAGGGTAGCAATACAACCCACAGCATAAAAG GGCAACAAATCTCAATGATTGGGAATGGTCATTCTTTTCAGCAAGGG GTGTATGTCATGGACCCTTCTTCTTTTAACCAAG GTATTTATGCTGAGAAGCAAAGCAGTTTCGCAGAGCGTGCCAATATGATGCAGTTAAAT AACTTCATGGCAGACAATTCTTCGCCTG CTGGAAACCGCTGCCAGAGACTTGGTTGTAATGAAGTTGTTGAAGGCCAGACAGCGTTCTGCAAAAGCCACCGTTTAGGCCAACAATGCCAGATGATTGGCTGCCCTCAGATCCCACCAAATGGCGTAGCTTTGTGCATGACCCATGGTGGAGGCCATCCTGGTTCCAGTGCAATACCACTCGCTGAATCTGAAGGTTCAATGAAGTACGAAGGAGATGGCCAATTTAGAGTGATGGAAAATGCTATGGGTAGCACAGTCATACCTAATCCTGATGGCGAAGTTGTGATGTGCAAGTACGAAGGATGTAGCAAACGATCCCAGGGAAATACTGTGTATTGCAAGGTCCACAGTGGTGGTTCAAAGGCCTGTATGGTTCAAGGTTGTACCAAGGGAGCACATGGAGGCACTCCTATGTGCATTGCTCATGGAGGAGGCAAGCGCTGTTCCGTCGCTGGATGCCGCAATGCTGCATGTGGAAGCAGTCAAGGTCGCACCGACTGCTGTGTGAGGCACGGTGGTGGCAAGAGGTGCAAACATGATGGATGTGGAAAGGGTGCTCAAGGGAACACAGATTTTTGCATTGGACACGGTGGAGGGAGGCGGTGCAAGTTTGAAGGATGCGGAAAGAGTGCACAAGGGCGGAGTGATAACTGCATCAAGCATGGTGGTGGCAGACGCTGCAAGTTTGAAGGATGCAGCGCCAGCGCAAAGTGGGGTGTGGATTTCTGCTCTGCACACAGGAAGAGCATGCTGGGCGAAGGTGATACTGCCGATGGAGCACCAAAGCCGAAACGTCGGGCCAAGAAGTCTGGGACGAAGAAGGCCGAGAGGGCCGAGAGGGCAAAGAAGACGGCTGATCCAGCTGGTCCCTCCAGCGAGGATGTTACCATGCCCGCTGTAATTTCTGCCGACATGCCTGAGATGGGCGCTATCCATGTCGCCGCCCCCGTTCCGGACCGTCCCAAGTCACCTGAGACCGCTATAGCGCTTGAACAGCCACCACTTCAGCTTCAACAACCACCGCCGCTTCAGTCCCCGGCTCCATCTGGATTGGCCGCCTCAGCAGAGGAGGGCCTGACAGCAACAGGTAGTGTATTCTTTGGTTTATAG